One genomic region from Nostoc sphaeroides encodes:
- a CDS encoding M16 family metallopeptidase has protein sequence MYGFSRFYKYPLPLLFLSLWLVAVFLLSNKPAHSQHPGIFNKEKYQSTLLAKRIMPSTLTENVRKTVLENGLTILTKEVHTAPVVTVQVWYKVGSRNEEPGVNGIAHQLEHMMFKGTLNRPIQFGRLFSALGSDSNAFTSYDQTAYYGTVERNKLKALLVLEADRMQNSQIEPEQLANEKRVVISELQGYENSPEYRLNRAVMKAVFPNHAYGLPVGGTKADVEKFEVEQVEKYYRNFYSPDNAVLVIVGDFQTANTLEIVKETFGKLPKKVRSELAVSVAERELGVRSENTFTSSPSSPIVLQEPGAGRLLQVVYPLPDANQPDVPALDVMDYILTEGRNSRLYQALVESGLASEVTASVTSLRESGWYEVLVTAGSKQDLKKIDSVLSSAIANVAEKGVTSEEVERAKTQLTADVILSNRDITSQAMRLGTDETTVGDYRYTDRYLAAVRLVKPTDIVAVINKYLTKGARTVGFFEPTQKQITEVGDKPDSAQTTENFSPGVPVLPSEVVKYLPPVDLATDAIAQVLPQEFKFTNGLRLLLLPDHSTPTVTLSGHIQAGTEFDPENKAGLAAFVADNLLNGTNSKDDLTIAKLLAERGASLDFQTYREGVHIEGDSLALDLPILLEILADVVKNSTFPAKELELHRQQTLIDLQHELDEPSEVARRVFVQSIYPKKHPLHTFPTEESLQQIQRRDVIDFKAKHYRPDTTVLALVGDFDLDIVRSLIQNEFGNWEVSGQAPTLKYPPVSMPQKIVSVNPVLPGKAQAVTYMGYTAINRYDPRFHAALVLNQILGGDTLSSKLGAEVRDRQGLSYGIYSSFQAGKNAGTFLIEMQTSPEDSSKAIASTRQILQQIHQQGVTALEVETAKRTLMSNYNVLLANPEELTDRILMNEVYGLDKGELHCFTDKIQKVSLTQVNQAARELLHPDQIVVVTAGPSVLAEKSIR, from the coding sequence AACCTGCTCATAGCCAACATCCAGGCATATTTAACAAAGAAAAATATCAATCAACCTTGCTAGCAAAAAGAATAATGCCCTCAACACTGACAGAAAATGTTCGTAAAACAGTGCTGGAGAATGGTCTAACTATCCTGACAAAGGAAGTGCATACTGCGCCAGTAGTGACGGTGCAGGTGTGGTATAAGGTTGGCTCACGCAACGAAGAACCGGGCGTGAATGGCATTGCCCACCAGCTGGAACACATGATGTTTAAAGGTACTCTAAACCGTCCAATTCAATTTGGGCGTTTGTTTAGTGCTTTAGGTAGTGATTCCAATGCTTTTACCAGCTACGATCAAACTGCATATTACGGTACTGTAGAACGAAACAAGCTAAAAGCGCTCTTAGTGCTGGAAGCAGACAGGATGCAAAATTCCCAGATTGAACCAGAACAACTGGCGAATGAGAAGCGGGTAGTAATTTCCGAGTTGCAGGGTTACGAAAATAGCCCTGAATATCGCCTCAACCGCGCCGTGATGAAGGCGGTATTTCCCAATCATGCTTATGGGTTGCCTGTCGGTGGCACGAAAGCTGATGTCGAGAAATTTGAAGTTGAGCAGGTAGAAAAATATTACCGCAATTTTTACAGTCCCGATAATGCCGTCTTAGTAATTGTTGGAGATTTTCAAACTGCCAATACCCTGGAAATAGTTAAAGAGACATTTGGCAAACTACCAAAAAAAGTGAGGAGTGAGCTTGCCGTGAGCGTAGCCGAACGGGAGTTAGGAGTTAGGAGTGAAAATACTTTTACCTCATCCCCCTCATCGCCGATAGTATTGCAAGAACCGGGAGCAGGACGTTTGTTACAAGTTGTTTATCCGCTACCGGATGCAAATCAACCGGATGTGCCTGCGCTGGATGTGATGGATTACATCTTGACTGAGGGACGGAATTCTAGACTTTATCAGGCATTGGTGGAATCAGGTTTAGCTAGTGAAGTTACAGCCTCCGTTACCAGTTTGCGAGAATCTGGCTGGTATGAGGTGTTGGTGACGGCTGGTTCTAAACAAGATTTGAAAAAAATTGACTCAGTGTTGAGTAGCGCGATCGCTAATGTAGCAGAAAAAGGCGTAACCTCTGAAGAAGTAGAACGAGCCAAAACCCAATTAACAGCAGATGTAATTTTGAGTAACCGTGATATCACCTCTCAAGCAATGCGCTTGGGCACTGATGAGACAACTGTTGGTGATTATCGCTACACAGATCGTTATTTGGCTGCTGTTCGTCTGGTGAAGCCGACGGATATTGTCGCTGTGATTAACAAATACCTCACAAAAGGAGCCAGAACAGTAGGCTTTTTTGAACCAACCCAGAAGCAGATAACAGAAGTTGGTGATAAACCAGACTCAGCCCAAACTACAGAGAATTTTTCTCCTGGCGTACCTGTGCTTCCTTCTGAGGTGGTGAAGTACTTACCACCTGTGGATTTGGCTACAGATGCAATTGCCCAAGTGTTACCACAGGAGTTCAAATTTACCAACGGACTGCGGTTATTACTGTTACCGGATCATAGTACTCCCACCGTTACCTTGAGCGGACACATTCAAGCGGGGACGGAATTTGATCCTGAGAATAAAGCTGGACTAGCTGCTTTTGTCGCAGATAATTTGCTAAATGGTACTAATAGCAAGGATGATTTAACTATTGCCAAACTCTTGGCAGAACGAGGGGCGAGTCTCGACTTTCAAACCTACCGCGAAGGTGTGCATATTGAGGGTGATAGTTTAGCTCTTGATTTGCCGATACTCCTTGAGATATTGGCAGATGTTGTTAAAAATAGTACCTTTCCAGCCAAAGAGTTGGAATTGCATCGCCAACAAACTTTAATTGATTTGCAACACGAATTAGATGAGCCATCAGAAGTAGCCAGAAGAGTATTTGTTCAGTCAATTTACCCGAAAAAACATCCCTTACATACTTTTCCCACAGAGGAAAGTTTACAGCAGATTCAGCGCCGGGATGTGATTGATTTTAAAGCTAAACATTATCGTCCAGATACGACAGTGTTGGCGCTGGTGGGAGATTTTGATCTAGACATTGTGCGATCGCTGATTCAAAATGAGTTTGGTAACTGGGAAGTTAGCGGCCAAGCACCGACATTAAAATATCCTCCGGTATCAATGCCGCAGAAAATAGTTAGTGTCAACCCAGTTTTACCAGGTAAAGCCCAAGCTGTGACATATATGGGTTATACAGCTATTAACCGTTATGATCCTCGGTTTCACGCAGCCTTAGTATTGAACCAGATTTTGGGAGGCGATACCTTATCTAGTAAACTGGGTGCAGAAGTGCGCGATCGCCAAGGTTTGAGCTATGGAATTTATAGCTCCTTCCAAGCCGGGAAAAATGCAGGCACATTTTTGATAGAAATGCAAACTAGTCCTGAAGATAGCAGTAAAGCGATCGCTAGTACCCGCCAAATACTACAGCAAATCCATCAACAAGGCGTTACCGCACTGGAAGTAGAAACAGCTAAACGCACCCTGATGAGCAACTACAACGTTTTGCTGGCAAACCCAGAGGAATTAACAGATAGAATTCTGATGAATGAGGTTTATGGACTAGATAAAGGAGAATTGCACTGCTTCACTGACAAAATCCAGAAAGTCAGCCTTACCCAAGTTAATCAAGCGGCTCGTGAGTTACTCCACCCAGATCAAATCGTAGTCGTTACTGCTGGGCCATCCGTGTTAGCAGAGAAAAGCATTAGGTAG
- a CDS encoding EndoU domain-containing protein: MQPNPLTNRSKQMVNVFVLLLVSSFCWQNSVKAQSQSNTQLLPFFDNVDNPVPVRFPAGQQADITPPPPLLNPFDQAVLKLCGPIGTRVSSNNFKQLLSYYPDVLQKLQQASGGELRPGRNNKAQFIDDLTNIWFQRRGFEHIFCGEIYNANDIGGLHFHGRYLQLQNQGIGGRLPNNQGREEVVPGVIYTMGVVIKQKNRTVTDVIKGYSYLSNAEEMLLDATKIFKLQGNNEGACIYNVRDRETGQSFPTVFVRERKAIITYYPDATPQGAKCKGFLMKILNHKDAINRRLYNN; encoded by the coding sequence ATGCAGCCAAATCCTCTAACCAATAGGTCAAAGCAGATGGTAAATGTGTTTGTTCTGCTACTGGTTTCCTCATTTTGCTGGCAAAATTCAGTGAAGGCGCAGTCTCAGTCAAATACGCAACTTCTGCCGTTTTTTGATAATGTAGATAACCCAGTTCCTGTTCGTTTCCCCGCAGGACAACAGGCAGATATCACACCACCTCCACCGTTGCTAAATCCTTTTGATCAGGCTGTACTAAAACTCTGCGGCCCTATTGGTACAAGAGTTAGTTCCAATAATTTTAAACAATTGTTGTCTTATTACCCAGATGTATTGCAGAAACTTCAGCAAGCTAGCGGCGGTGAACTGCGTCCTGGACGTAATAATAAAGCACAATTTATCGATGATTTAACCAATATTTGGTTCCAACGTCGAGGGTTTGAGCATATATTTTGTGGGGAAATATATAATGCCAATGATATTGGTGGCTTACATTTTCACGGCAGATATTTACAACTACAAAATCAAGGAATAGGCGGACGGTTGCCAAATAATCAGGGACGGGAGGAAGTTGTACCTGGAGTCATTTATACAATGGGTGTAGTAATTAAGCAGAAAAATAGGACAGTAACAGATGTCATCAAAGGCTATAGCTACCTCAGCAATGCCGAAGAAATGCTTTTAGATGCCACCAAAATATTTAAACTCCAAGGTAATAATGAGGGAGCGTGTATTTATAATGTACGTGACCGAGAAACGGGTCAATCCTTTCCTACAGTTTTTGTTAGGGAAAGAAAAGCAATCATTACCTATTACCCTGATGCTACTCCTCAAGGTGCAAAATGTAAAGGTTTTTTGATGAAAATTCTAAATCACAAAGACGCGATAAATCGCCGTCTCTACAATAATTAA
- a CDS encoding cupin domain-containing protein, with product MTNSITTSPSFITQLREQIEYPSAGVLSKVLLKDNACQYTLFCLAANTDISEHTSTRNATINVIEGRGLLTLSGEDIALKAGVFVFMPANSPHALKAEENLTFLLTLSEKVTEN from the coding sequence ATGACAAATTCAATCACAACTAGCCCATCTTTCATTACCCAATTACGAGAACAAATTGAATACCCCAGCGCAGGAGTTCTCAGCAAAGTACTGCTAAAAGATAACGCTTGTCAATACACTCTATTTTGTCTAGCAGCTAACACTGATATTTCCGAGCATACCTCGACTCGTAATGCCACTATCAATGTAATCGAAGGTAGAGGTTTACTTACTTTATCTGGAGAAGATATTGCACTTAAAGCTGGTGTTTTTGTCTTTATGCCTGCTAATTCACCTCATGCTTTAAAAGCTGAGGAAAACCTGACATTTCTGCTCACACTTTCTGAAAAAGTTACAGAGAATTAA
- a CDS encoding Crp/Fnr family transcriptional regulator, with the protein MQASLEQLSQIIVFAGLETAEKISLQPHTQVQLYRKGEIILHEDDVLPAKLYAVVSGSIQVTKTAMTGKETILRALAAGEIFAAPAMLGNGISPATVTAESDCEILTVERDALLKAIGQNPEIALRMLMVFNSRIQQLHETVHGLVSERAIVRLARLIQYFAAESGTESTLQGECLRIKLSYYRMARSSGITYEECVRLIKSLKSVIAYTRGGTITILDAKKLDAIASGDNRLEY; encoded by the coding sequence ATGCAGGCATCGCTGGAACAACTTTCACAAATAATTGTATTCGCAGGTTTAGAAACAGCAGAAAAGATAAGTTTGCAACCTCATACTCAGGTGCAACTATATCGCAAAGGTGAGATTATTCTGCATGAGGACGATGTATTACCAGCAAAACTCTATGCTGTTGTTAGTGGATCAATTCAAGTTACCAAAACAGCAATGACGGGGAAAGAAACGATTCTCCGCGCCTTAGCTGCTGGAGAAATTTTTGCGGCTCCTGCAATGTTAGGAAATGGAATTTCTCCGGCAACTGTGACTGCTGAATCTGATTGTGAAATACTCACTGTAGAGCGAGATGCTTTATTAAAAGCTATTGGGCAAAATCCTGAAATTGCATTACGAATGCTGATGGTTTTTAACAGTCGGATTCAGCAATTACATGAGACAGTTCACGGCTTAGTTTCTGAAAGAGCTATTGTTCGCCTTGCCAGATTAATTCAATATTTTGCTGCTGAATCTGGAACTGAATCGACTTTACAAGGAGAGTGTTTAAGAATCAAATTATCTTATTATCGCATGGCTCGAAGTAGCGGTATTACTTACGAAGAATGCGTGCGGTTAATTAAAAGTCTCAAGTCAGTAATTGCCTATACTCGGGGTGGGACGATTACAATACTTGATGCAAAGAAATTGGATGCGATCGCATCTGGAGATAATAGATTAGAGTATTAG
- the map gene encoding type I methionyl aminopeptidase has translation MNIFSNLLPQATQPATSKKQRRGIEIKSPREIEIMRQSATIVATVLKEISELVKPGMTTADLDAYAEKRIREMGATPSFKGYHGFPGSICSSINNEAVHGIPSPKKVIRVGDVLKVDTGAYYQGFHGDSCISIAVGDVTQEAAKLIRIAEEALYKGIEQVKAGAYLLDLAGAIEDHVKVNGFSIVEEFTGHGVGRNLHEEPSVFNYRTREMPNVKLRAGMTLAIEPILNAGSRHTRTLSDRWTAVTVDNSLSAQFEHTVLVTETGYEILTDRTKL, from the coding sequence ATGAACATTTTCAGTAACCTACTTCCTCAAGCAACTCAGCCTGCAACATCGAAAAAACAGCGCCGAGGAATTGAAATTAAATCGCCGCGTGAAATTGAAATCATGCGGCAATCAGCGACAATTGTGGCAACTGTCCTAAAAGAAATTTCTGAGTTAGTAAAGCCAGGAATGACCACGGCTGATTTGGATGCTTATGCAGAAAAACGCATCCGCGAAATGGGTGCAACACCGAGTTTTAAAGGATATCACGGTTTTCCAGGTTCTATTTGCTCCAGTATTAATAATGAAGCAGTGCATGGTATTCCTAGTCCTAAGAAAGTGATTCGCGTGGGGGATGTATTAAAGGTAGATACGGGGGCTTATTATCAAGGCTTTCATGGTGATTCTTGCATTTCAATTGCTGTCGGTGATGTTACCCAAGAAGCTGCTAAATTAATTCGCATAGCAGAAGAAGCTTTATATAAGGGCATTGAGCAAGTTAAAGCAGGTGCATATTTACTTGACTTAGCTGGAGCAATTGAAGACCATGTGAAAGTTAACGGCTTTAGTATAGTCGAAGAATTCACTGGACACGGTGTCGGTCGTAACTTGCATGAAGAACCTTCAGTATTTAACTACCGCACCCGCGAGATGCCAAATGTTAAACTCCGGGCGGGAATGACGCTGGCAATTGAGCCAATTTTAAATGCGGGTTCTAGACACACCAGAACATTATCTGACCGTTGGACAGCAGTCACTGTGGATAATTCTTTGTCGGCTCAGTTTGAGCATACAGTTTTGGTAACAGAGACTGGTTATGAGATTTTGACTGACCGTACTAAGCTGTAA
- a CDS encoding GNAT family N-acetyltransferase: MILETHRLLMRDFVEADWQAVFTYQSDPLYLRYSYWTHRTQKDVCEFVQMFIGQQKEQPRTKFQLAIILKAENQLIGNCGIRINDPEMREANIGYELNTQYWGQGYATEAAQAILKFGFEELGMHRIWSCCVAQNVASVRVLEKIGMRREGHLQEKELIKGRWYDNFIYAILDHEWKAK; this comes from the coding sequence ATGATCTTAGAAACACACCGCTTGCTAATGCGTGACTTTGTAGAAGCAGACTGGCAGGCGGTTTTTACTTATCAATCTGATCCTTTATACTTGCGTTATAGCTATTGGACGCATCGCACACAAAAGGATGTTTGTGAGTTTGTCCAGATGTTTATTGGTCAGCAAAAAGAGCAACCTAGAACAAAGTTTCAGTTAGCTATTATCCTCAAAGCAGAAAATCAGCTTATTGGTAATTGTGGTATCCGTATAAACGACCCGGAAATGCGGGAAGCAAATATTGGCTATGAATTAAACACTCAGTATTGGGGACAAGGTTATGCAACAGAAGCAGCACAAGCCATTTTAAAGTTCGGCTTTGAAGAACTAGGAATGCATCGTATCTGGTCTTGTTGTGTTGCACAGAATGTTGCTTCTGTAAGGGTATTAGAAAAAATTGGTATGCGTCGTGAGGGTCATCTGCAAGAAAAAGAATTAATTAAAGGCAGATGGTACGACAATTTTATTTACGCTATCCTTGACCACGAGTGGAAAGCAAAATAA
- a CDS encoding amidase, which produces MNEVDLAFTPALELAQLIRRREVSPLELVEIYLERIGRLNPQLGSYFTVTAELAKADAKAKTELLTTTSELPPFFGVPISIKDLNAVADVTCTYGNPALLNNIPNYDDGVVTRIKQAGFTILGKTATSELGSFPYSEPMGFPPARNPWNLEYTPGGSSGGAAAAVAGGLCAIAQGSDGGGSIRGPAACCGLVGIKPSRGRVSKAPVGERLAGIAVNGPIARTVADAAALLDTISGYTTGDPYWLPDPEPSFLAATGTKLGALRIAFDTSISPLGEADANCQQGVRQTVKLLEQLGHQVEQKSPDFSGLVEPFQIVWQAGVAASGLPAEALQPLNRWLFARTGSVGEYLQAVSQMQIVARQIVAFFDTVDVLVLPVYLHSPIRVGEWAALSPEETFQNIIEWVAPCPPANATGQPAIAIPVGFDNNGLPMSVQLIGKPAAEATLISLAAQLEAANPWIHHRPAFAISG; this is translated from the coding sequence ATGAATGAAGTTGATTTAGCATTTACCCCAGCGCTAGAGTTGGCGCAATTAATTCGTCGCCGGGAAGTATCACCGCTAGAGTTAGTGGAAATATATTTAGAACGGATTGGGCGGTTGAATCCCCAATTAGGAAGCTATTTTACAGTGACGGCAGAATTAGCGAAGGCAGATGCCAAAGCCAAAACAGAATTATTGACAACTACCTCAGAACTACCGCCATTTTTTGGTGTGCCGATTTCCATTAAAGACCTTAATGCCGTAGCGGATGTTACCTGTACTTATGGAAATCCGGCATTACTGAACAATATCCCTAATTATGATGATGGGGTTGTGACGCGGATTAAGCAAGCTGGATTTACTATTCTCGGTAAAACAGCTACTTCAGAATTAGGTTCGTTTCCTTACAGTGAACCTATGGGTTTTCCCCCAGCTAGAAATCCGTGGAATTTAGAATACACCCCTGGTGGTTCCAGTGGTGGGGCGGCGGCGGCGGTAGCAGGGGGATTGTGTGCGATCGCTCAAGGTTCAGATGGCGGTGGCTCAATTCGGGGGCCTGCGGCTTGTTGTGGTTTGGTGGGAATTAAGCCATCTAGGGGCAGGGTGAGTAAAGCACCCGTAGGTGAACGCCTCGCTGGAATCGCCGTCAACGGCCCCATTGCCCGGACTGTGGCTGATGCTGCTGCCCTTTTGGATACCATATCTGGCTATACAACAGGCGATCCTTACTGGTTGCCAGATCCCGAACCATCATTTCTCGCCGCCACTGGGACAAAACTTGGTGCTTTGCGAATCGCCTTTGACACTAGCATTTCTCCTTTGGGAGAAGCTGACGCTAATTGTCAGCAAGGTGTCCGCCAAACAGTCAAGTTATTAGAACAACTCGGCCACCAAGTTGAACAGAAATCTCCAGATTTTAGTGGTTTAGTTGAACCATTTCAAATCGTCTGGCAAGCTGGGGTAGCTGCATCGGGGCTTCCTGCTGAAGCTTTGCAGCCATTGAATCGCTGGCTATTTGCACGTACAGGTTCCGTTGGAGAATACCTGCAAGCAGTTTCCCAAATGCAGATAGTGGCACGGCAAATTGTGGCGTTTTTTGATACTGTGGATGTGCTGGTATTGCCAGTTTATTTACATTCACCTATCCGCGTTGGTGAATGGGCCGCGCTGAGTCCAGAAGAGACATTCCAAAATATTATTGAGTGGGTTGCCCCTTGTCCGCCTGCGAATGCAACTGGACAACCTGCGATCGCAATTCCTGTAGGCTTCGATAATAATGGTTTACCCATGAGTGTGCAGCTAATTGGTAAACCTGCTGCTGAAGCTACACTGATCAGCCTAGCAGCACAATTAGAAGCAGCTAACCCTTGGATACATCATCGTCCAGCCTTTGCAATATCGGGCTAA
- a CDS encoding SAM-dependent methyltransferase, giving the protein MTNTILNFQTATGHEILAAAGKKYLRPGGRIATDKLFQWANFQPGDTVLELGSSFGYSAIALAKSYHVKVVGIEKNPDSVACARANICAAGLENQVEIIEGNIFNLEAISGKFDYVLAEAILTMQSPLGKAKILAEIHNRLKPGGKFLSHELLATDKEEQIHVDLARVIRVNSTPLSESNWITAFITAGLQVEKCQTDSMNLLNLRRMFQDEGILNTIRILWNILTQRNIRNRVLEIHKVFHKYQHELGSIIFCAVA; this is encoded by the coding sequence ATGACCAATACTATCCTCAATTTCCAAACAGCTACCGGACATGAAATTTTAGCAGCAGCAGGTAAAAAATATCTGCGTCCTGGTGGACGAATAGCTACGGATAAATTATTTCAGTGGGCAAACTTTCAGCCTGGAGATACAGTTTTAGAGCTAGGGTCTAGCTTTGGATATAGTGCGATCGCTTTAGCAAAAAGCTACCATGTCAAAGTAGTAGGCATTGAAAAAAATCCTGATAGTGTAGCTTGTGCGCGTGCTAATATCTGCGCTGCTGGGTTAGAAAATCAAGTTGAAATAATTGAAGGTAATATTTTCAACCTAGAGGCAATTTCAGGAAAATTTGATTATGTATTGGCAGAAGCCATTCTCACAATGCAATCCCCATTGGGAAAAGCCAAGATTTTAGCTGAAATTCATAATCGGCTCAAACCGGGAGGTAAATTTCTCTCCCATGAACTGTTAGCTACTGACAAAGAAGAACAAATTCATGTTGACTTAGCACGAGTAATTCGAGTTAATTCTACACCACTTTCAGAATCTAACTGGATTACGGCTTTTATAACAGCAGGATTGCAAGTAGAGAAATGCCAAACTGACTCAATGAATTTGTTGAATTTAAGGCGGATGTTTCAAGATGAAGGTATTTTGAACACGATTCGGATTTTGTGGAATATATTGACGCAGAGAAATATTCGCAACCGGGTTTTAGAAATTCACAAAGTTTTTCATAAATACCAACACGAATTAGGCTCCATAATTTTTTGTGCTGTTGCCTAG
- a CDS encoding plastocyanin/azurin family copper-binding protein → MKIYNHFYKIVIASLTFPITTWLQILRGNYVILTLFLSLNFIVATPAMAANLSGDLLKQPVTEITVSLGNSANELKFEPNHLEFEAGKRYQLRLTNPSQLKHYFTAKDFADGIWTQKVQAGIVEIKGAIHELELKPGAEAEWVFVPLKSGTFSLRCPIPGHTEAGMTGEIAIKN, encoded by the coding sequence ATGAAAATTTACAACCATTTTTACAAAATTGTAATTGCATCTCTTACTTTCCCCATTACTACTTGGCTGCAAATATTACGAGGAAACTACGTGATATTAACGTTGTTCCTCAGCCTAAATTTCATCGTTGCTACTCCAGCAATGGCGGCAAATTTGTCTGGCGATTTACTCAAGCAACCAGTCACAGAAATTACAGTTAGCTTGGGTAATTCAGCCAACGAACTCAAATTTGAGCCAAATCATTTGGAATTCGAGGCTGGCAAACGCTATCAACTACGGCTTACCAATCCCAGCCAACTGAAGCACTATTTTACTGCTAAAGATTTTGCCGATGGCATCTGGACACAAAAAGTCCAAGCAGGCATTGTAGAAATCAAAGGAGCCATTCACGAACTCGAACTCAAGCCGGGTGCTGAGGCAGAATGGGTATTTGTGCCCCTGAAATCTGGCACTTTTAGCTTACGTTGTCCAATACCAGGGCATACCGAAGCAGGTATGACTGGAGAAATTGCCATCAAGAATTAA
- a CDS encoding acyl-CoA thioesterase, whose product MSFTYNRTVRFQDTDAAGVVYFANVLGICHEAYEESLEASSINLKHFFTNPSVAFPIVHASVDFLRPMFSGDKLLISLIPQKISGDKFEITYKITVAEVVVAKAITRHVCIDVSSRSKQELPDEIVQWLETNRRDAEGAERRKSREVM is encoded by the coding sequence ATGTCTTTTACTTATAACCGCACGGTTCGCTTTCAAGATACTGATGCTGCTGGGGTAGTTTATTTTGCTAATGTTTTGGGCATTTGCCATGAAGCTTATGAAGAATCTCTAGAAGCATCAAGTATTAATCTCAAACATTTTTTTACTAATCCATCTGTAGCTTTCCCCATTGTTCATGCTAGTGTCGATTTTTTGCGCCCTATGTTTAGCGGGGACAAGTTGCTAATTAGTTTAATTCCCCAAAAAATAAGTGGTGATAAGTTTGAAATTACTTACAAAATTACAGTGGCTGAGGTGGTAGTTGCTAAGGCTATTACTAGGCATGTTTGTATTGATGTAAGTAGTAGAAGTAAGCAGGAATTACCTGATGAGATAGTTCAGTGGTTGGAAACGAACCGCAGAGACGCAGAGGGCGCAGAGAGAAGAAAGTCGAGAGAGGTTATGTGA